A part of Pectobacterium cacticida genomic DNA contains:
- the gloA gene encoding lactoylglutathione lyase, which produces MRLLHTMLRVGNLQRSIDFYTQVLGMRLLRTSENTEYKYTLAFVGYTEESEGAVIELTYNWGVEHYELGNAFGHIALGVDDVAATCERIRQAGGKVTREAGPVKGGTTIIAFIEDPDGYKIELIENTHAGNGIGR; this is translated from the coding sequence ATGCGCTTACTCCACACTATGCTGCGCGTTGGCAATTTACAACGCTCTATTGATTTCTATACCCAAGTTCTGGGAATGCGTCTATTGCGTACCAGCGAGAATACGGAATATAAATACACGCTGGCTTTTGTTGGTTATACCGAAGAAAGCGAAGGGGCGGTAATTGAACTGACCTACAACTGGGGCGTCGAGCATTATGAGCTGGGTAACGCCTTTGGCCATATCGCGTTGGGCGTTGACGATGTTGCCGCGACCTGTGAGCGTATCCGTCAAGCGGGAGGCAAGGTGACGCGCGAAGCGGGTCCGGTGAAAGGCGGCACGACGATTATCGCCTTCATCGAAGATCCTGATGGCTATAAAATAGAATTAATCGAAAATACACATGCTGGAAACGGCATAGGGCGCTAA
- a CDS encoding DUF1289 domain-containing protein — MPEQLELFAVSNPCRGICQLDKRGYCYGCFRNRNERFSWSQMSDAQKQDVLRLCRQRMKRSLRSDKTDPPVESRQPSLF; from the coding sequence GTGCCAGAGCAACTTGAACTCTTTGCTGTCTCCAATCCATGCCGTGGTATTTGTCAGCTGGATAAGCGTGGCTATTGTTATGGTTGTTTTCGTAACCGTAACGAGCGTTTTAGCTGGAGCCAAATGAGTGATGCGCAGAAACAGGATGTGCTGCGTTTGTGTCGGCAGAGGATGAAACGGTCACTGCGTTCAGACAAAACCGATCCACCAGTGGAATCCCGTCAGCCATCGTTGTTCTAG
- the slyA gene encoding transcriptional regulator SlyA, whose amino-acid sequence MELPLGSDLARLVRVWRALVDHRLKPLELTQTHWVTLHNIYHLPPGQSQIQLAKAIGIEQPSLVRTLDQLEEKGLITRHVCAHDRRVKRIMLTESAEPIIQAVNDVISHTRNEVLFGITPEQVDELALLVSRLEKNILALHEEQA is encoded by the coding sequence ATGGAATTGCCATTAGGATCTGATTTAGCTCGTCTGGTGCGTGTATGGCGCGCACTGGTCGATCATCGATTAAAACCACTTGAATTGACTCAAACACATTGGGTCACGTTACATAATATATACCATTTACCTCCAGGCCAGTCGCAGATTCAATTGGCTAAGGCGATAGGGATTGAGCAGCCTTCATTAGTTCGTACTTTGGATCAGCTTGAGGAAAAGGGGTTAATCACTCGTCACGTGTGTGCGCACGACCGTCGGGTAAAACGTATTATGTTGACGGAATCGGCAGAGCCAATAATTCAGGCAGTCAATGATGTAATTAGTCATACACGTAATGAAGTCTTATTTGGTATTACGCCGGAGCAAGTGGATGAATTAGCGCTGTTGGTCTCGCGTCTTGAGAAAAATATATTGGCATTGCATGAAGAGCAAGCGTAA
- a CDS encoding glycine zipper 2TM domain-containing protein produces MMKRLLVVTLAGITLAGCANTSTLSGDVYSASEAKQVQSVTYGTIVSMRPVQIQAGDDANVIGALGGAVLGGFLGNTIGGGSGRSLATAAGAVAGGVAGQSATGALNRTQGVELEIRRDDGSTIMVVQKQGDTRFSVGQRVAMASNGRSITVSPR; encoded by the coding sequence ATGATGAAGCGTTTACTTGTGGTGACCCTTGCCGGTATCACGTTGGCTGGGTGCGCTAATACCAGTACGCTGTCAGGTGACGTATACAGCGCATCAGAAGCGAAACAGGTGCAATCAGTAACCTACGGCACAATAGTTTCCATGCGTCCGGTTCAAATTCAGGCCGGGGATGATGCAAACGTTATTGGTGCGCTAGGGGGAGCCGTGCTGGGGGGATTCCTGGGCAATACGATTGGCGGTGGTTCGGGTCGTAGTCTGGCGACCGCGGCAGGTGCGGTTGCAGGAGGCGTAGCTGGCCAAAGCGCTACGGGTGCATTGAACCGTACACAGGGCGTGGAGCTGGAAATTCGTCGTGATGACGGTAGCACCATTATGGTCGTGCAGAAACAGGGCGATACGCGATTCAGCGTAGGCCAACGCGTTGCAATGGCTAGCAATGGCCGCAGCATCACTGTCTCTCCACGCTAA
- the anmK gene encoding anhydro-N-acetylmuramic acid kinase: MRSGRYIGVMSGTSLDGVDVVLAAIDEHTVAQQASYSHPMPLNIKTAILAMCQGQAVTLSALGQLDTRLGILFAEAVRELLKGAGLEPQDITAIGCHGQTVWHEPTGDAPCTLQIGDNNRVAALTGITTVGDFRRRDLAYGGQGAPLVPSFHHALLLHPVERRIVLNIGGIANLSLLVPTAPVRGYDTGPGNMLMDAWIWRCRAQPYDKDAKWAMSGRVNSRLLRRMLADPYFSLPSPKSTGREYFNLSWLENILAQQPPIAPQDVQATLVELTAVSIAEQVLLVGGCERLLVCGGGAHNPLIMARLSALLPGIEVNTTDEMGVSGNDMEALAFAWLASRTLSGLPGNLPSVTGASQATVLGAIYPANVD; the protein is encoded by the coding sequence ATGAGATCTGGCAGATATATCGGCGTGATGTCCGGCACCAGTCTTGATGGCGTAGATGTCGTACTCGCCGCGATTGATGAGCATACGGTAGCCCAGCAGGCCAGCTATAGTCACCCCATGCCTCTGAATATCAAAACGGCCATCTTGGCGATGTGCCAGGGGCAGGCAGTAACATTATCGGCGCTGGGGCAGTTAGATACGCGTCTGGGGATTTTATTTGCCGAGGCGGTGCGTGAACTGCTTAAAGGTGCGGGATTGGAGCCTCAGGATATCACGGCTATTGGTTGCCATGGACAAACCGTGTGGCATGAGCCTACTGGGGATGCCCCCTGTACCTTACAGATTGGTGATAATAACCGGGTCGCCGCTTTGACGGGCATTACCACGGTGGGAGATTTCCGCCGCAGGGATTTAGCATATGGCGGGCAAGGTGCGCCGTTAGTGCCATCATTCCATCATGCACTGCTATTGCACCCTGTTGAGCGTCGGATCGTGCTCAACATTGGTGGTATCGCAAATTTGTCGCTGTTAGTGCCGACTGCGCCGGTGCGTGGGTATGACACCGGTCCCGGCAATATGTTAATGGATGCCTGGATTTGGCGATGCCGCGCGCAGCCATATGATAAAGATGCAAAATGGGCGATGAGTGGTCGGGTGAATTCTCGACTATTACGCCGGATGCTGGCTGATCCCTACTTTTCGCTACCATCCCCCAAAAGTACCGGACGTGAGTATTTTAATCTGAGCTGGTTGGAAAACATTCTGGCACAACAGCCGCCAATAGCTCCGCAGGATGTGCAGGCGACGCTGGTTGAGTTGACGGCTGTAAGCATTGCTGAACAGGTACTACTGGTCGGCGGATGCGAGCGTTTATTGGTCTGTGGTGGTGGTGCGCATAATCCACTCATTATGGCGCGACTCTCCGCGCTATTGCCAGGTATTGAGGTGAATACAACCGATGAGATGGGCGTGAGCGGCAATGATATGGAGGCGTTAGCCTTTGCCTGGTTAGCGTCACGGACGTTATCGGGGTTGCCGGGAAATCTGCCTTCGGTTACAGGAGCGAGTCAGGCAACGGTATTAGGTGCGATTTATCCCGCCAACGTGGATTAA
- a CDS encoding MliC family protein, protein MKPLLIATTLILLSGCSYFDRKQTVETLHYQCGTMPLTVTLQQGGEAPAQVSFLLDGEYLKLLQTVSASGARYSNGTYTFWSKGDSAFIQRGERVIVDDCVLTPR, encoded by the coding sequence ATGAAACCGCTACTGATTGCGACAACGCTGATTCTGCTGAGCGGGTGCAGCTATTTTGATCGTAAGCAAACGGTAGAAACACTGCACTACCAGTGTGGCACTATGCCACTGACTGTAACGCTACAGCAGGGCGGCGAAGCGCCCGCTCAGGTGAGTTTTCTATTAGACGGGGAGTACTTAAAGCTGCTTCAAACCGTATCCGCGTCTGGTGCAAGATATAGTAACGGTACTTATACCTTCTGGAGCAAAGGCGATAGTGCATTTATCCAACGGGGCGAGCGCGTGATCGTAGATGATTGTGTGCTGACGCCGCGATAA